A window of Micrococcus endophyticus contains these coding sequences:
- a CDS encoding GntP family permease has translation MTGIPFLLVFILAVALMIVMISRWKIHPFLSIMVVAFALGIIGGIPLVKSTGTEGEEPVKGITDVIGEGFSGIFTSIGIVIILGTLIGLILERTGGAFRIADALVRVVGKRYPVLAMQLMGWVVSIPVFCDSGFVILNPIRKALARRTGASPVAMTVALAAGLYTSHVFIPPTPGPIAAAQNLGIGDHLLLVIGLGVLVSIPALLVAYLYALYIGKRVSSPEETGTEDADELEAAYDALRRSYGRLPGTAASFAPIIAPILLMALGSLASVLKWTGPAGDFARFLGTPMIALAVGTLCAVGLLFSVRRGETFYDLTEETLRVVGPILFITAAGGVLGRVIAATDLVTFIESNAAQLSVIGLLFPFLVSAVLKTAQGSSTVALTTTSAMVFPMMPALGFETPVASALVVMAIAAGAMTVSHANDSYFWVVTNFSGMTPSQGYRTQTMVTLLMGLTSIVFIWLLGLVLV, from the coding sequence ATGACTGGAATACCGTTCTTGCTCGTCTTCATCCTCGCCGTCGCCCTGATGATCGTCATGATCTCCAGATGGAAGATCCACCCCTTCCTCTCGATCATGGTCGTCGCCTTCGCCTTGGGGATCATCGGTGGGATCCCGCTGGTGAAGTCGACCGGCACCGAAGGGGAAGAGCCCGTCAAGGGCATCACCGACGTAATCGGCGAGGGATTCTCCGGGATCTTCACGTCGATCGGCATCGTCATCATCCTGGGCACGCTCATCGGACTCATCTTGGAGCGCACCGGTGGTGCCTTCAGAATTGCCGATGCGCTCGTGCGGGTCGTCGGCAAGCGCTACCCCGTCCTGGCCATGCAGCTCATGGGCTGGGTGGTCTCCATCCCCGTGTTCTGCGACTCCGGCTTCGTCATCCTCAACCCCATCCGCAAGGCCCTGGCCCGGCGCACCGGGGCGTCACCCGTGGCGATGACCGTGGCCCTGGCGGCAGGTCTGTACACGTCGCACGTCTTCATCCCGCCGACCCCGGGGCCCATCGCAGCCGCCCAGAACCTCGGCATCGGTGACCACCTTCTGTTGGTGATCGGCCTCGGCGTCCTCGTCTCGATCCCCGCACTCCTCGTCGCGTACCTGTACGCCCTCTACATCGGCAAGCGGGTGAGCTCCCCTGAGGAGACCGGCACGGAGGACGCGGACGAGCTGGAGGCGGCCTACGACGCGCTTCGCCGGTCCTACGGGCGGCTGCCTGGGACGGCTGCGTCCTTCGCGCCCATCATCGCCCCCATCCTGCTCATGGCTCTCGGCTCGCTCGCATCCGTCCTGAAGTGGACCGGACCCGCGGGTGACTTCGCCCGATTCCTCGGCACGCCGATGATCGCGCTCGCCGTCGGAACCCTCTGCGCAGTCGGCCTGCTGTTCAGCGTGCGCCGTGGCGAGACGTTCTACGACCTGACAGAGGAGACCCTCCGGGTCGTCGGCCCCATTCTGTTCATCACGGCGGCCGGCGGTGTGCTGGGGCGCGTCATCGCCGCCACCGACCTCGTCACCTTCATCGAGAGCAACGCTGCACAGTTGTCGGTCATCGGACTGCTCTTCCCCTTCCTCGTCTCCGCCGTCCTGAAGACCGCGCAGGGCTCCTCCACCGTGGCACTCACGACCACGTCGGCCATGGTCTTCCCGATGATGCCTGCACTGGGCTTCGAGACCCCGGTGGCCAGCGCGCTCGTGGTCATGGCTATCGCGGCCGGCGCCATGACCGTCTCCCACGCCAACGACTCGTACTTCTGGGTGGTCACCAACTTCAGCGGCATGACGCCCTCGCAGGGCTACCGCACCCAGACCATGGTCACGCTTCTGATGGGACTCACCTCCATCGTGTTCATCTGGCTCCTCGGCCTCGTCCTCGTCTGA
- a CDS encoding glycerate kinase — translation MQRIIVIPDSFKGALSSREAGSAIATGLASVTDAEVLVVPIADGGEGTVEAFVTAAGGSLRSATVCGVFYGERVPVHYGLIEPDVAVVETASCAGLPLASGREDTGRATTFGVGEQILDAVSAGARRVIVGAGGSATTDGGTGAAAALGVRFLDAAGEEFVPTGDTLTRIARIDPAPARDRLRDVDVEVMCDISNPLTGSQGAAHVFGPQKGADPASVASLDTGLVHLAGIIERDLGVAIDALPGAGAAGGLAGGLHAFIGATLKPGIDVVLETAGFHDLVKTAVLVITGEGRIDGQSLAGKVPIGVAQAVRAAGRAIPVIVLAGSVGQDADTLYDEGITAIVPIGRGPQDLATAIRRTAEDLTATARDVGRLVMACFPADLTR, via the coding sequence GTGCAGCGCATCATCGTCATCCCAGACTCGTTCAAGGGGGCCCTGTCGTCGCGGGAAGCGGGCTCCGCGATCGCGACGGGTCTCGCATCGGTCACCGACGCCGAGGTCCTCGTGGTGCCCATCGCCGACGGCGGGGAGGGCACCGTCGAGGCCTTCGTGACTGCCGCAGGGGGCTCCTTGCGATCTGCAACCGTCTGCGGGGTGTTCTACGGCGAACGCGTGCCCGTCCACTATGGACTGATCGAGCCGGACGTGGCGGTGGTGGAGACCGCCTCATGTGCCGGGCTGCCGCTCGCCTCTGGACGCGAGGACACGGGACGGGCAACGACGTTCGGGGTCGGCGAGCAGATCCTCGACGCGGTGTCCGCTGGCGCGCGCAGAGTCATCGTCGGGGCCGGCGGGAGCGCCACGACGGACGGCGGCACGGGCGCTGCCGCGGCCCTCGGCGTCCGGTTCCTCGACGCCGCGGGTGAGGAGTTCGTCCCGACCGGCGATACCCTCACCCGGATTGCGCGGATCGACCCCGCCCCGGCACGAGACCGGCTCCGCGACGTCGACGTGGAGGTGATGTGCGACATCAGCAACCCCCTCACGGGATCGCAGGGTGCAGCCCACGTGTTCGGCCCCCAGAAGGGGGCGGATCCTGCATCAGTGGCGAGCCTGGACACCGGACTGGTCCATCTCGCGGGCATCATCGAGCGAGACCTCGGGGTCGCGATCGATGCGCTCCCCGGTGCGGGAGCGGCGGGGGGTCTCGCCGGTGGCCTGCACGCCTTCATCGGGGCCACCTTGAAGCCGGGCATCGACGTCGTCCTCGAGACAGCGGGCTTCCACGACCTCGTGAAGACCGCTGTCCTCGTCATCACCGGGGAGGGGCGCATCGACGGTCAGTCCTTGGCCGGGAAAGTGCCGATCGGGGTGGCCCAGGCCGTGCGCGCAGCCGGCCGTGCGATCCCGGTGATCGTCCTCGCCGGCTCCGTGGGACAGGACGCGGACACCCTCTACGACGAGGGCATCACCGCGATCGTGCCCATTGGCCGCGGGCCCCAGGACCTGGCGACAGCGATCCGCCGTACGGCAGAGGACCTGACCGCGACCGCCCGCGACGTCGGGCGGCTGGTGATGGCCTGCTTCCCCGCTGACCTCACACGTTGA
- a CDS encoding histidine phosphatase family protein: MATVLLVRHGRTTANATGLLAGRTPGVALDDLGRDQAARTGERIAAVPVTAVVASPLERCAQTARALLDRQPGTVSSLVDDDLTECDYGQWQGRALSDLSTEPLWATVQSQPSAVVFPGGESMAGMQARAVAAIRRHDAAVEAEHGPGAVWVAVSHGDVIKSILADALGMHLDMFQRLDVGPASVSILSYGPSRPRVWAMNTDAGDLAWLATAGPSGDAPVGGGAGTDPVADSANG, translated from the coding sequence ATGGCGACGGTACTTCTCGTGCGGCACGGCCGCACCACGGCCAACGCGACCGGACTGCTGGCGGGCCGGACCCCCGGGGTCGCCTTGGACGACCTCGGACGGGACCAGGCGGCCCGCACGGGCGAGCGGATCGCGGCCGTGCCCGTGACCGCGGTGGTGGCCAGCCCCCTGGAGCGGTGCGCGCAGACGGCCCGCGCCCTCCTCGACCGCCAGCCGGGGACGGTGTCCTCGCTGGTCGACGACGACCTCACCGAGTGCGACTACGGCCAGTGGCAGGGACGCGCGCTCAGCGACCTGTCCACCGAGCCCCTGTGGGCGACGGTCCAGTCCCAGCCGTCCGCCGTCGTCTTCCCCGGCGGGGAGTCCATGGCGGGGATGCAGGCGCGTGCGGTGGCGGCGATCCGCCGGCACGACGCCGCCGTCGAGGCCGAGCACGGGCCCGGCGCGGTGTGGGTGGCGGTGAGCCACGGGGACGTCATCAAGTCGATCCTCGCCGACGCGCTCGGGATGCACCTGGACATGTTCCAGCGGCTCGACGTGGGACCGGCCTCCGTGTCCATCCTGAGCTACGGTCCGAGCCGCCCGCGGGTCTGGGCGATGAACACCGACGCCGGGGACCTCGCCTGGCTCGCGACGGCGGGCCCGTCCGGCGACGCCCCGGTGGGCGGCGGAGCCGGCACGGACCCGGTCGCAGACTCGGCGAACGGCTGA
- a CDS encoding integrase core domain-containing protein, translating into MGWHAATTKTTPLLTTALRMGPWLRDRAGHTVKGGLVHHSDAGSQFPSVASAETLAMEGIAASIGSIGDDYDNVLAESTIGSFKNKAVRDGSPFRTGPLRSIDDVEWVRAGWVDCYNNRRLQSTLGGIPPEEKEAAYYADLTTLARRVLAPV; encoded by the coding sequence GTGGGCTGGCACGCCGCGACCACGAAGACGACCCCGTTGCTCACCACCGCGCTGCGGATGGGACCGTGGCTCCGTGACCGGGCCGGGCACACGGTGAAGGGTGGGCTGGTCCATCACAGCGATGCCGGATCTCAATTCCCGTCGGTAGCCTCCGCCGAGACCCTGGCGATGGAGGGCATCGCTGCCTCGATCGGGTCCATCGGCGACGACTATGACAACGTCCTGGCGGAGTCCACGATCGGATCGTTCAAAAACAAGGCGGTGCGGGACGGTTCCCCATTCCGGACCGGCCCGCTGCGCAGCATCGACGACGTGGAGTGGGTCCGCGCCGGCTGGGTCGACTGCTACAACAACAGGCGGCTGCAGTCCACCCTCGGCGGCATCCCGCCCGAGGAGAAGGAAGCCGCGTACTACGCTGATCTCACCACGCTAGCCCGCCGGGTGCTGGCACCCGTGTAG
- a CDS encoding IS481 family transposase, protein MSHANAALTPRHRLIVGRLVVDDGWPISEVAARFQVSWPTVKRWADRYRTGEPMQDRSSRPHHSPNKTNQQTARRCVRLRLRLREGPVQLASRLGIAPSTVHRILTDVHLNLLSHVDRATGEPVRRYEHDHPGSMLHVDVKKLGNIPDGGGWRYVGRRQGDKNRAATPDKPKNKHYDPLMGMAYVHTVIDDHSRVAYTEIHDDETARTATAVLVRAVEWFNARGVTVERVLSDNGGAYRSHLWRDTCAELGIRHKRTRPYRPQTNGKIERFHRTLADGWAYARCYTSEAERRGELDDWLHYYNHHRPHTACGNLPPFSRLINVSGQYS, encoded by the coding sequence ATGTCCCACGCGAACGCCGCTCTCACCCCTCGCCACCGCCTGATCGTCGGCCGCTTGGTCGTCGATGACGGCTGGCCGATCAGCGAGGTCGCCGCCAGGTTCCAGGTCTCCTGGCCCACGGTGAAGCGCTGGGCCGACCGCTACCGCACCGGCGAGCCAATGCAGGACAGGTCATCCAGGCCGCATCACTCACCGAACAAGACCAACCAGCAGACTGCCAGGCGCTGCGTCCGTCTTCGCCTGCGACTACGGGAAGGGCCGGTGCAGTTGGCCAGCCGACTTGGGATAGCCCCGTCCACGGTCCACCGCATCCTTACAGACGTGCACTTGAACCTGCTGTCGCACGTCGACCGCGCCACGGGAGAACCGGTGCGCCGTTACGAGCACGATCACCCAGGGTCGATGCTGCACGTCGACGTGAAGAAGCTCGGCAACATTCCCGACGGCGGAGGATGGCGCTACGTCGGGCGGCGACAGGGCGACAAGAACCGGGCCGCTACACCCGACAAGCCGAAGAACAAGCACTACGACCCGTTGATGGGCATGGCTTACGTCCATACCGTCATCGACGACCACTCCCGCGTCGCCTATACCGAGATCCACGACGACGAAACCGCCCGCACTGCCACCGCCGTGCTGGTCCGAGCCGTCGAGTGGTTCAACGCCCGCGGCGTCACCGTCGAGCGGGTCCTGTCCGACAACGGCGGCGCGTACCGCTCACACCTGTGGCGCGACACCTGCGCCGAACTCGGTATCCGGCACAAGCGCACCCGGCCCTACAGGCCGCAGACCAACGGGAAAATCGAGCGCTTCCACCGCACCCTGGCCGACGGATGGGCTTACGCCCGCTGCTACACCTCCGAAGCCGAACGACGGGGCGAGCTGGACGACTGGCTGCACTACTACAACCATCACCGGCCGCACACGGCCTGCGGGAACCTCCCGCCCTTCTCGCGATTGATCAACGTCTCCGGGCAGTACAGCTAG
- a CDS encoding type 1 glutamine amidotransferase domain-containing protein yields MSRILMILTSHDQLGDTGRKTGFWLEEFASPYYVFTDAGHEVTLASPRGGQPPIDPTSSKPEMQTDATRRFDQDEEAKAALAHTTPLAQVDVDGFDAVFYPGGHGPLWDLVSDADSTRIILDSDAAGRPLGLVCHAPGILHPITTADGTPFVRGRQVAGFTNGEEEAAQLTDVVPFLVEDSLIAAGADYRKGPDQESFVVTDGTLVTGQNPASSADTARRLLDLLAR; encoded by the coding sequence ATGTCCCGCATCCTGATGATCCTCACCTCGCACGACCAGCTGGGCGACACCGGCCGCAAGACCGGGTTCTGGCTCGAGGAGTTCGCCTCGCCCTACTACGTCTTCACGGACGCCGGCCACGAGGTCACCCTCGCCTCGCCCCGCGGCGGCCAGCCGCCCATCGACCCGACGAGCTCGAAGCCGGAGATGCAGACCGACGCCACCCGCCGGTTCGACCAGGACGAGGAGGCCAAGGCCGCCCTGGCCCACACCACGCCCCTGGCCCAGGTGGACGTGGACGGGTTCGACGCCGTCTTCTACCCGGGCGGTCACGGCCCGCTGTGGGACCTGGTGTCCGACGCCGACTCCACGCGGATCATCCTCGACAGCGACGCGGCCGGGCGCCCGCTCGGCCTCGTCTGCCACGCGCCCGGGATCCTGCACCCGATCACCACTGCCGACGGCACCCCGTTCGTGCGCGGCCGTCAGGTCGCCGGCTTCACCAACGGCGAGGAGGAGGCCGCCCAGCTGACGGACGTGGTCCCGTTCCTCGTCGAGGACTCGCTGATCGCCGCCGGCGCGGACTACCGCAAGGGCCCGGATCAGGAGAGCTTCGTGGTCACGGACGGCACCCTGGTGACCGGCCAGAACCCGGCCTCCTCCGCCGACACCGCCCGCCGCCTCCTGGACTTGCTCGCGCGCTGA
- a CDS encoding GNAT family N-acetyltransferase: MTLVTPTLDTDRLRLRPFTDADGDALFALMTDAEALRYWDSPPWKDCNSVERFMAGNVRAAEEGTGARVAVECRSDGAFLGWCTFNSWDPDFRSASLGFCFTRDSWGQGYATEAARALLQWAYSTLDLNRVQAECDTRNPASARVLEKLGFRLEGTLREDCIVDGVVSDSWVYGLLRRDWQMHGASAA, from the coding sequence ATGACCCTGGTCACCCCGACACTCGACACCGATCGGCTGCGCCTGCGGCCCTTCACCGATGCCGACGGTGACGCTCTGTTCGCGCTCATGACCGACGCCGAGGCGCTGCGCTACTGGGATTCTCCGCCCTGGAAGGACTGCAACTCCGTGGAGCGGTTCATGGCCGGCAACGTCCGGGCGGCGGAGGAGGGCACCGGAGCGCGCGTCGCCGTCGAGTGCCGATCCGACGGCGCGTTCCTCGGCTGGTGCACGTTCAACAGCTGGGACCCGGACTTCCGCAGTGCCTCCCTCGGGTTCTGCTTCACCCGGGACTCCTGGGGACAGGGCTACGCCACGGAGGCCGCCCGCGCACTGCTGCAGTGGGCCTACAGCACGCTGGATCTGAACCGGGTCCAGGCCGAGTGCGACACCCGCAACCCCGCCAGCGCCCGCGTGCTCGAGAAGCTCGGTTTCCGCCTCGAAGGCACGCTCCGCGAGGACTGCATCGTGGACGGGGTCGTCTCCGACTCGTGGGTCTACGGCCTGCTCCGCCGCGACTGGCAGATGCACGGCGCGTCGGCCGCCTGA
- a CDS encoding VOC family protein, with the protein MTTPQLFHCLRYTDADRGIDFLQAIGFTTAMIVRDPDDATLVAHAQLAWRDNGGIMLGSVRDDDPHYGPGICNLVVASDEDVDSLFAAALAHGATTVTEPNDAPHGGRNACVADFDSHWWNLDSYPGA; encoded by the coding sequence ATGACGACACCACAGCTGTTCCACTGCCTGCGCTATACAGACGCCGATCGAGGCATCGACTTCCTCCAAGCCATCGGCTTCACCACCGCCATGATCGTGCGGGATCCTGATGACGCGACCTTGGTGGCCCATGCGCAACTTGCCTGGCGTGACAACGGGGGCATCATGCTCGGCTCTGTTCGGGACGATGACCCGCATTACGGGCCGGGGATCTGCAACCTGGTGGTCGCCAGTGATGAGGACGTGGACAGCCTCTTCGCCGCAGCCCTGGCACACGGCGCGACCACCGTCACGGAGCCCAACGACGCCCCCCACGGAGGGCGCAACGCATGTGTCGCTGACTTCGATAGCCACTGGTGGAACCTCGACTCCTACCCGGGAGCCTGA
- a CDS encoding Txe/YoeB family addiction module toxin produces the protein MRLVWDRSAREDYTNWQTTDRMVLTRINTLIDAALRDPFEGIGKPGQLKYGAAGAWSRRITEEHRLVYLVDGEDLIILQVRYHY, from the coding sequence GTGCGCCTCGTGTGGGACCGCTCCGCCCGGGAGGACTACACGAACTGGCAGACCACGGACCGCATGGTCCTCACACGGATCAACACCCTCATCGATGCCGCCCTGCGTGATCCCTTCGAGGGGATCGGCAAGCCCGGGCAGCTGAAGTACGGTGCGGCCGGGGCATGGTCCCGGCGCATCACCGAGGAGCACAGGCTCGTCTACCTCGTCGACGGCGAGGACCTGATCATCCTCCAGGTGAGGTATCACTACTGA
- a CDS encoding DUF3090 domain-containing protein has translation MTESPTHVHEFDWPDRVVIGTLGRPGARTFYLQVRTGPRLVSLALEKQQSALMAEMLDEILDDLMALEGNPHSVPASTPVELVDNDALDPVQEWFRVGAIGLGWDPTTAQVLIDAHPLSDDDADPALEADAEAVRVRMPVGAARAFARRTREVVDAGRPICSDCGQPIDPDGHDCTLPDS, from the coding sequence ATGACCGAGTCGCCCACCCATGTCCATGAGTTCGACTGGCCGGATCGGGTCGTGATCGGGACGCTCGGCCGTCCCGGAGCCCGCACGTTCTACCTGCAGGTGCGCACCGGGCCCCGGCTGGTGAGCCTGGCCTTGGAGAAGCAGCAGTCGGCCCTGATGGCGGAGATGCTCGACGAGATCCTCGACGACCTGATGGCGTTGGAGGGCAACCCGCACAGCGTCCCGGCCAGCACGCCCGTGGAACTTGTGGACAACGATGCGCTGGACCCGGTGCAGGAGTGGTTCCGGGTGGGGGCCATCGGCCTGGGCTGGGACCCCACCACCGCGCAGGTGCTCATCGACGCGCACCCGCTCTCTGACGACGACGCCGACCCGGCGCTCGAGGCGGACGCCGAGGCCGTGCGCGTGCGGATGCCCGTCGGTGCCGCCCGAGCGTTCGCCCGGCGCACCCGGGAGGTCGTGGACGCCGGGCGTCCGATCTGCTCGGACTGCGGCCAGCCCATCGACCCCGACGGCCACGACTGCACTCTCCCCGACTCCTGA
- a CDS encoding ABC-F family ATP-binding cassette domain-containing protein, producing MTATLVASHLAGGHGHRTLFESLDLTVAPGDVVGVVGANGAGKSTLLRILGGDLAPQAGTVSLAPADAFVGWLPQEHERVPGESVAAYIGRRTGCDAATAEMDEAAEALGAPDAGDAAADRYNTALTRWLASGAADLEERIPAVLADLGLDLSASPEQVLMTSLSGGQAARVGLAALLLSRFDVVLLDEPTNDLDLDGLERLERFVQELRGGVVLVSHDREFLARCVTRVLELDLAQHSNRVYGGGYEAYLEERATLRRQAREKYEEFAEQKADLVSRARTQREWSSQGVRNAMKKSPDNDKLRRKANAESSEKQAQKVRQMESRIARLEEVEEPRKEWRLEFTIGAAPRSSSVVATLNEAVFRQGSFTLGPVSLQVNAGERVGITGPNGAGKSTLLRGLLGRQDPDDGAASLGSSVQVGEIDQARSLLAGPTPLADAFEALVPEMASGEVRTLLAKFGLRADHVTRPVDELSPGERTRAGLALLQARGVNLLVLDEPTNHLDLEAIEQLEQALETYEGALLLVTHDRRMLDTVRLDRRWHVADGRVTER from the coding sequence ATGACCGCCACCCTCGTCGCATCGCACCTCGCCGGCGGGCACGGCCACCGCACGCTCTTCGAGTCGCTGGACCTCACGGTCGCCCCGGGCGACGTCGTCGGGGTGGTGGGCGCCAACGGCGCGGGCAAGTCCACGCTGCTGCGGATCCTGGGTGGGGACCTCGCCCCGCAGGCCGGCACGGTCTCGCTCGCCCCGGCGGACGCGTTCGTCGGCTGGCTGCCGCAGGAGCACGAGCGGGTGCCGGGGGAGTCCGTGGCCGCCTACATCGGCCGCCGCACCGGCTGCGACGCCGCCACGGCCGAGATGGACGAGGCCGCCGAGGCGCTCGGCGCCCCCGACGCCGGAGACGCCGCCGCGGACCGCTACAACACCGCCCTCACCCGCTGGCTGGCCTCCGGTGCCGCGGACCTGGAGGAGCGCATCCCCGCAGTCCTGGCCGACCTCGGCCTGGACCTCTCCGCCTCCCCGGAACAGGTCCTCATGACCTCCCTGTCCGGCGGGCAGGCCGCCCGCGTCGGCCTGGCCGCGCTACTGCTCTCTCGCTTCGACGTCGTGCTCCTGGACGAGCCCACCAACGACCTCGACCTGGACGGCCTCGAGCGCCTCGAGCGCTTCGTCCAGGAGCTGCGCGGTGGCGTGGTCCTCGTCAGCCACGACCGCGAGTTCCTCGCCCGCTGCGTCACCCGCGTCCTCGAACTCGACCTCGCCCAGCACTCCAATCGCGTCTACGGCGGCGGCTACGAGGCCTACCTCGAGGAGCGCGCCACCCTGCGCCGCCAGGCCCGCGAGAAGTACGAGGAGTTCGCCGAGCAGAAGGCGGACCTCGTCTCCCGCGCCCGCACCCAGCGGGAGTGGTCCAGCCAGGGCGTGCGCAACGCGATGAAGAAGTCCCCGGACAACGACAAGCTCCGCCGCAAGGCCAACGCCGAGTCGTCCGAGAAGCAGGCCCAGAAGGTCCGCCAGATGGAGAGCCGCATCGCCCGCCTCGAGGAGGTGGAGGAGCCGCGCAAGGAGTGGCGGCTGGAGTTCACCATCGGCGCCGCGCCCCGCTCCAGCTCCGTGGTCGCCACGCTGAACGAGGCCGTCTTCCGGCAGGGCTCGTTCACCCTCGGCCCGGTGTCCCTGCAGGTCAACGCGGGGGAGCGGGTGGGCATCACCGGCCCCAACGGGGCCGGCAAGTCCACCCTGCTGCGCGGGCTGCTGGGCCGGCAGGATCCCGACGACGGCGCCGCGAGCCTCGGCTCGAGCGTGCAGGTCGGCGAGATCGACCAGGCCCGCTCCCTGCTCGCCGGTCCGACTCCGCTGGCCGACGCCTTCGAGGCGCTCGTGCCCGAGATGGCCTCCGGCGAGGTCCGCACCCTGCTCGCGAAGTTCGGGCTGCGCGCGGACCACGTCACCCGCCCCGTGGACGAGCTCTCGCCCGGCGAGCGCACCCGCGCCGGCCTCGCCCTGCTCCAGGCGCGCGGCGTGAACCTGCTCGTCCTGGACGAGCCCACCAACCACTTGGATCTGGAGGCCATCGAGCAGCTCGAACAGGCCCTGGAGACCTATGAGGGTGCCCTGCTGCTCGTCACCCACGACCGCCGCATGCTGGACACCGTCCGCCTGGACCGACGCTGGCACGTGGCCGACGGGCGGGTGACGGAGCGCTGA
- a CDS encoding SCO1664 family protein, giving the protein MSAADVPAGELVSGELTLTGRITTASNATFLGAIGDTPVVYKPVAGEAPLWDFPAGTLARREVAAHRVSEALGWDIVPRTWLRDGPFGDGMVQLWQEQDPEQDAVDLFPADEVPASGWLTILEGEDEDGNRLVLAHEDSAALRRMAVFDVIVNNADRKGAHILAMPGGHRYGVDHGLTFHVEDKLRTVLWGWLGEELSEEERDGVARVLEGLDRELGRGLAELLSAEEVEALAERCAQLLDDGIFPAPSGLTPAVPWPLF; this is encoded by the coding sequence ATGAGCGCCGCGGACGTGCCCGCCGGCGAGCTGGTGTCCGGGGAGCTGACGCTCACCGGCCGCATCACGACGGCGTCCAACGCCACCTTCCTCGGCGCGATCGGTGACACCCCGGTGGTCTACAAGCCGGTGGCCGGCGAGGCCCCGCTCTGGGACTTCCCCGCCGGGACCCTGGCCCGCCGCGAGGTGGCCGCGCACCGGGTGTCCGAGGCGCTGGGGTGGGACATCGTGCCGCGCACGTGGCTGCGCGACGGCCCCTTCGGCGACGGCATGGTGCAGCTCTGGCAGGAGCAGGATCCCGAGCAGGACGCCGTGGACCTGTTCCCGGCGGACGAGGTGCCGGCATCGGGATGGCTCACGATCCTGGAGGGTGAGGACGAGGACGGGAACCGGCTGGTCCTGGCCCATGAGGACTCGGCGGCGCTGCGCCGGATGGCGGTGTTCGACGTGATCGTCAACAACGCCGACCGTAAGGGCGCCCACATCCTCGCCATGCCCGGCGGTCACCGTTACGGGGTGGACCACGGGCTCACCTTCCATGTGGAGGACAAGCTGCGGACCGTGCTGTGGGGATGGCTCGGTGAGGAGCTGAGCGAGGAGGAGCGCGACGGCGTCGCCCGGGTTCTCGAGGGGCTCGACCGTGAGCTGGGGCGGGGGCTGGCGGAGCTGCTCAGTGCCGAGGAAGTCGAAGCCCTCGCCGAACGCTGTGCCCAGTTGCTCGACGACGGGATCTTCCCTGCCCCGAGCGGGCTGACCCCGGCCGTCCCCTGGCCTCTGTTCTGA
- a CDS encoding mismatch-specific DNA-glycosylase, translating into MRFTQAELQQFRDRTVPDLLPDPLRLLFIGINPGLWTAATGAHFARRGNRFYPALHRAGLTRHLIDASDGYKAEDLAELHARGIGISNLVPRASARADELTAEELAAAPARLDALVAAHAPAVVAVLGVTAYRQAFRRPKAALGEQETPWPGTRLFVAPNPSGLNAHATVDSLAADYRAAGAAAGLVG; encoded by the coding sequence ATGCGCTTCACCCAGGCCGAGCTCCAGCAGTTCCGCGACCGCACCGTCCCCGACCTGCTGCCGGACCCGCTGCGGCTGCTGTTCATCGGCATCAACCCCGGCCTGTGGACCGCCGCCACCGGTGCGCACTTCGCCCGCCGCGGCAACCGCTTCTACCCGGCCCTGCACCGCGCCGGGCTCACCCGGCACCTGATCGACGCCTCCGACGGCTACAAGGCCGAGGACCTCGCCGAGCTGCACGCCCGCGGCATCGGGATCTCCAACCTCGTCCCGCGGGCCTCCGCTCGCGCCGACGAGCTCACCGCGGAGGAGCTCGCCGCCGCCCCCGCCCGCCTGGACGCGCTCGTGGCGGCGCACGCGCCGGCCGTCGTCGCCGTGTTGGGGGTGACGGCCTACCGGCAGGCGTTCAGACGCCCGAAGGCGGCGCTGGGGGAGCAGGAGACGCCGTGGCCGGGCACGCGGCTGTTCGTGGCGCCGAACCCCAGCGGGCTCAACGCCCACGCCACCGTGGACTCGCTCGCAGCGGACTACCGTGCGGCCGGTGCCGCGGCGGGGCTCGTGGGCTGA